The Acidimicrobiales bacterium region GGCATCGCCGTAGGGCTGTTCGCCGGCTTCATCGTTTTGGAGTCGCGGCTCGCCAACCCGATCATGCCGCTGCGCATCCTGAGGCTGCGCACCCTGACCGGTTCGAGCGTGATTCGCGGCTGCATCATCACCGGCATGTTCTCGACCTTCTTCATCGGCGCGCTCTACCTCGAGCACGTGCTGGGCTACAGCCCTATCCGTACAGGTTTGGCTTTCGTCCCCCAGGTAGTCGTCATGGCGGCCATGTCGGCCGGCATCACAGCCCGACTGATCAACCGCTTTGGCCCCAAACCGGTGATGTACCCGGCCCTGGTCCTTACTGCTGCCGGCCTGATCCTGCTCGCCCTGGCCGGTGAGCACGCGAGCTACTTCCCCCAGATCTTCTTCCCCTTCCTCTTGTTGGGCGTGGGCGCCGGCGCGTCGTTCATGCCCTTGCTGCAGATCGCAATGTCGGAGATCCCCAACGCCGATGCCGGGTTGGGCTCGGGCGTCGTCAACGTCTCCCAGCAGCTGGCCGGCGCCGTCGGCCTAGCCGTGCTGAGCACGATCGCCACCAGCCGGACCCGGTCATTGGTCGCTGGCGGCCATCCCCTCGTGGGCTCGTTGACGTCCGGCTACCACTTGGCGCTCTACATTGCCGCTGGGTGCGTTCTGGCGGGCCTGGTCTTGGCTCCGGTCCTGTTGCGGACAACCGAGCCATCCGAAGAGGAGCAGGCTCGCATCGCAGAGAACATGCAGAGTCCGAAAGCCAACGAGCACCTGGTGGTTTAAGGTAGCCACGGTCCCGCCGCTGCGGGATCTTCGCGCCCGTATCATCATGGGATGCCTCGCACAGACACAGCTTCTCGGATGATCGCCGCCTCGTGTGAGCGGGTCTATGCGGCCTTTGTCGATCCCGACGCCCTGACAGCATGGCTTCCGCCAGGAGGAATGACGGGGGCCTTCGAACGATTTGATCCGCGTCCCGGCGGGTCCTATCGAATGGTGTTGACCTACGCCGACGCCTCTGTCTCACAGGGCAAGGCCACTGGGGACACCGATATCGTCGAGGCAAAATACATCGACCTCGTCCCCGGCGTGCGTGTGGTGCAAGCGGTGGACTTCGTTTCCGACGATCCCGCCTACGCCGGCACGATGACCATGACGTGGGAGGTCATGGCAGTCGATGGAGAAACGCGCGTCGACATCATTGCTGACAATGTCCCCGATGGCATCTCAGCGGACGATCACTCCGAAGGCATGGTCTCCTCCTTGGTGAAGCTCGCAGAGTATCTCGAGGGATAGCAACGCGCATTGGGGGAGGGCGGGGTGCAGTGAAACGTCGCCGTCGTCGTTCGGAACGATGCAGACCCTGATCACTACTTCGCGTGTCGATCCGCTGGCCGTCGAGAGCGAAGCGGCGACTTGCGCCCGACCGGCCTCGCGTCATCGGGAACAGCGGAGTCGATCAGGGCGGCGGCGACGGTCTGTGCAGCTTCGGCAACGTTCGCGTCGTGGTCCATCCAGGCGGAGATCCCGGCGCCGTCGTAGAGCAGGACAAGTTGTCGGGCGAGGTGCTCGGGGTCGGTCGCCCCCGCCTCCTTGGCACTGTCAAAGAACAGCGAGCGAACCCAATTGCGATAGTCCTCCGTGACTTCCTCGACGCTGCTTCCTGGCGATGACTCCGCGTTCGCACTGACGAAGGCGCAGCCACGGAAGCCCGGTTCGATGAACGATAGGCCTTGGACTTCGAAGATCCCGAGCAGACGATCACGTGGGGTCTCGAAGCGAGCGGCGAGCTCTTGCATCATGCGCTCGCGGGTGCGGTCGTGGCGCGCCACCAGGTAGGCCCGAACCAATCCATCCTTGTTCCCGAACAAGGAATAGAGCGTCGCCTTCGCCACGCCCGCGCGCTCGACGATCCGATCGACGCCGACCGTGTGCACACCCTCCTCATAAAAAAGCTCGCTGGCAGCGACCAGCAGCCGCTCGCGAGCCGAGGCCCGCTCGACGACTGATTCTGTGGCCATGAGATTGACTTTACCAGAACGGTCTGTATAGTAGGCGGTAAACAGACCGTCCTGTTCAATATCCCAAAGGGAGCCCCATGTCAGATCCCGCCGTCTCAAGACAGTCCCTTACCGCTCTCGTTACGGGGGCGACCTCCGGCCTGGGCAGGGAAGTCGCCGTGCAGCTCGCTCGCGACGGCATGAGCGTCATCGTTGTCGGACGGGACGACACTCGAGGCGCCGCCGTTGTTGAACAGATCGAAGCAGCGGGAGGTCGAGCCTCATTCATCGCCGCCGATCTCAGTGACCCCGCGGACATCCAGCGCCTTGCCAAAGAGGCTGGCGAGGTCGACGTCCTGGTGAACAACGCCGGGCACGCCGTTTACGGACCGACCGAGGAGACCACCGTCGACGACTTCGACGCCATGTTCGCCAGCAACGTCCGAGCGCCGTACCTTCTCGTCGGCGCGTTCGCCCCGGCCATGGCGGCCAAAGGCACTGGCAGCATCATCAACATCAGCAGCATGGCTGGGCGCATCGGATTGCCCGGAGGCGCCGCCTACGGAGCAACCAAGGCGGCTCTTGCATCGCTGACCCAGGGCTGGACGGCCGAGTACAGCCCCAGGGGCGTGCGGGTTAACGCCGTTGCCCCAGGTCCCATCTACACCCGGCCCGAAGGACGCCAACTCTTCGACAGCCTTGGCGCCACCACCGCGCTCAACCGGGCCGCCCAGCCCGACGAGATCGCCGAGGTCGTCGCGTTCCTCGCCTCACCCCGAGCCAGCTACGTCACCGGCGCCATCGTCGCCGCCGACGGCGGCCGCACCGCCATCTAGCTCCCAGCGAGCTGCACAGAGACACGGAGATGCACCATGGCAAGCTTGGTGCCGTGAAGTTGAACGACGTCGAGCAGGGCGGTACTCGATGGAGAACGTTCGCGGACCCCGAAGGCAACGAGTTCGACCTGGTGGCGACCGCGCCATAGCCACCACCGTCACATCCGACCGTGGTGCCACCCAAAGGTGCTCACGGCCTGACGATCAGCTCTCCGGTGCCGCCGCCAGCGGCCCACATCGCTTCCTACATAATGTCATGCGAGACTCCGAGACAATCGAGTGATGGGAGCCGGTTCATGATCTTCGGTGCACATCTGATTGTGTACAGCCGGGATGCCGCGGCGGATCGGGCCTTCTTCCGGGACATCCTCGGTTTCCCGTCCGTTGATGCCGGCCACGATTGGCTGATCTTCGGGCTGCCTCCAGGAGAGCTGGCTGTCCATCCCACCGACGTAGACGGCTCGGACGAGCTCTATCTCATGTGCGACGATCTCAGCGCGGAGATACAGACGCTCGGCAGCAAGGGCGTCAGGTGTTCGGAAGTCGAAGAAGCACGGTGGGGTTCGGTGACCAAGATCCAGCTCCCCGGAGGAGGAACAGTTGGGCTCTACGAGCCGAAGCATCCGTCCCCATCGCACGCCGTCTCCACCTGAACCGGGCCCGAACCATCGGGCTAGCCCTGGGCGAGCCGACGAGGAAGCGACACCTCGGTAGCACACCATCGTGGTGGAAGGACCACGGCGACGAGCGGCGTACTCGTAGCTACTTGGTCTTGCGGAAATCTATCCCTTCGGCAAGGAGGCGGACTGTGTCGGCGATGTCGGCCACCGGGACAATCTCAAAGTCGAAGTATGCACCGAACTTCGCCGGACCCTCGCCCAGGGATTCGGGATTGTCGGTCTCTACGATGGAGTATCCGCCTCGGCCGTCGAGTCGGCCGAGGAACTCGTGAAACGTCTCGTCAGACGGGGGCGTCCACTTGCTGTAGACCTCGAGGACGCGGGCCACTGCCGCTTCGTTATCTGCGGCTGAGGCGCCGCTCCGAGTGATCCATGACACCAGGTATTTCATGGTCCCATACCCCCTGTTCGCTGCGTGGCGTCCCGTCGACGCCACGCGTCACGCTAACTCCCAGCGACGGTGCACGCTCGGTGAAGCCGACGTGGAGGTGTGGGTGCGAGGGTCCAGGTGCGTGGTGGGTGGGCAGACATCCCGACCAGGATGCCGTTCTCAGGAGGTCGACCTCCCGGGGGGCGCGAGCCTCATGGTCTGAGCTGGAAGGGCGGATATCTGTCCGTGACAAGTACCGTCGTGTAGGCCTGAACCCGGATGGACCACCGCATGAGGCCGACCACGAAGTCATGGAAGGACCGGGGATAGCGGCCGGTAAAGAGCACCACGAACCAGCCGATCAGGCTGAGGACGATGCCGGCGATGTACAGGAAGAAGAGCACGATGTAGTGCGGGATGGCCAGGAACCACTTGACCAGAGGTAGCCATCGATTGAGCGCACCGCCGCCTTGAGGGTCAGGGAGCTCGATGTGCACAGCCTGCTCTTCGTCGGTTGAGGGGTACTCGTCTCGCAGTATCAGGAGATAGGCGAAGACCCGGCTGCCGAACCTGACCATGTTGAGGTTGAAGTCGAACCACCAACCCGGATACTTGCGCCGGAACAGCAGCATTAGCAGCGTGGGCAGGAAGATGACGCCGCCCGCACCAAAGCTCGACCCGTAGCCGACGTGGATCTGTCCACTGCCCAACAAGGAGAGCACGACCAGGACGGGTAGGGCCGTGAAGACCCGAAAGCCCACTGTCAGGCGGTTGCGCGGGGCGTCTTCATAGTCGACTGACAAGTCGACCGGGTAGGGATTGGAAGTCTCTGGCTGCACGATCTCAATACCTCCTGGGTCCCGGCGGGGCTATCGATCCCAGTATCTGGCAGGGTGAGACTAGGCCAAGGACGGAAATAGGCTAGGGATCCCACGCCACGGCCTGTCAAGGAAAACCGTCAGGAACCAGTCAGCATCTAGTAAGCAAACCGTCAGGGTCCAGCGGCAAACTGCCGCCATGGCACGATCCCGTCTCCGCTCCCAGCTGTACCGAGCGGCGCGCGACCTGGGGAATGTCGAGGCGGCCGAGAAGGGCCCTGAGGCGCTCGCCAAGCGGACGGTACGGCGAGACGTGTACCGGCGCACCAACCGGACCACCGCCCGTCTCCTGCGACGGCTGGGGCTCTAGGGCGTTGACCGTCGAGGGCCTCAACGGGATCAGGTGTGACACCTGCGGCGTGGTTGCCGCCATGCCAAGGTCAGGTACGTCAGGCAGCTCTGACGAACCTCCCGAAATGGTTGTCCGCAGGTGGGCGGCGGGTGGGGGATGGACCACCGACAACGAGGGCAAGGACCGCTGCGCCGAACACTCCCGCGCCTAGCTCGCTGAGCTCGCGCCTGCGCCGGCACGAGGCGAGGCGCCTCCAGGGCCGGGCGCCAGATCAATCGCGGGGCACCCCCGGAGCCGGGCAGCTCGCCCTATGCTCCACACATGCGGGCGGTATTGGCCCACGGTCCGAAGCCTCGCTCCGAATGGAGCTTCTGGGCCGCGGCATCCTGTTCCGCGGGCGGCGCCTGATCCGGCCGGCCGGGATAACCGAGGCTCTGCCAGGTTCCGAGATCGAATTGGTAGGCCCCGTAGTACCCGTTGCCGGTGTTCTCGGCATAGTTGCCCCCGGACTCCTTCTGCCGTATGCAGGCCCAGATGCTGGCCAGGCTGGCAGTACTAGAGGCGGCGCTGGCGCGGATCGGTGCGCGCTTTGGGACGACCCGCGGCGGCGCCCAGGTGGGCGGAGAAGTCGGAGGGGGAGGCGGTGGAGGCGGGGCCGTTGTCGGAGGTGTGACCGTCGTCGGCGGGCTCGGAGGAGGCGGCAAGGGAGCCGTGAGATCCGATGCAGCGGCGCCGCTCGTGAGGGCGGCGGTGGTGATCGGGCTCCGGAGGGCCCCGAAGGCGACACACGAGCCGATAGCCGTCAGGACAGCCGAATAGAAAAGGAGACCCCTCCGTACTGCCGCCGGCGGCACGGAGGACTCGTGCTCCTGCACCGAACCCGGCACCATCTCTGCGTCGCCCACCACCTGAGCTGCAAGCGCCGCGTGTCGTCGGCGACGGAGCAGTGTGTCGTCGTCACCCAGGAGATCCGTCGGGTGACTCACGATGGGAACTTCGCCTGTGTGATGTCCGCCATGGAGTGATGAGAGCTCCGCACGGTGATTGGCGCCCTACCCGGCACCACGAGTTCACGACCCTCGTCAGGGCTCGTCCTCAACCTTCTGCAAGCGGACGGGCCAGTCCTGTGACTTCACGGAAGAAAATCGGCACATTTCATCCCAGTTCCCAGGGTGACCAGGTGGGGAGTCGGCGGGGTCAGTCCTCACGGGAGCCTCGTGGCGAGCGGGGCACCCCGACCCGGTCGGGCCAGCTCCGCACCAAGCGAGACTCCCAAAATGGGTGTTTGCACTTGAATTTGGCGGGTACTGACATTTGACAGCACCTGCGAAACGAAAGGTCTGGGGACGGACGGATGGCACTGCTGGATGGTCACGCGCTCACAGAGCTCGGATGGAGCGAGCTATGCGAGCACAGTTGGTCCGACCTCTTGGATCGAGGTCTGCCCCGTGAGCTCGCCGACTTCAGCCATGACCTGGGTGATCGCAGTGGCCGCCCGATCCTGGTTTTCACCATGCCCATGATGCAGGCCGGCGTGCCTAGCCTCGCCATTCCGTTGCTGAGCGGTGATGGAATCCTGCTCGATCCATTTCTCCTCGACCTTCCCGACGAGCTGACGAACGCCTTTGCTCTTGAGCTCGGCTACATGCTCTATCCGGGCTGGGATGACCCTGTTCTGGAGGCGTATGACGAAATGGTGGCGTTCGCCTCTGTCCTCGGTCGAGCGTTGCTCCGCCGATTGCCTCGCCGGGTGCACGAGCTCGACTCGACGGTCGAACTGACGCTGCGTAATCTCGATGGCGACGCTGGAGCACGGCGCTATGCGACCGGGGGCCTCTAGACCCTCTCCTCGGGGGCGAGGGGAGGGGGTTGTCGGCGATGCCACGAACGCATGTTCGGGCCCGCGGCGGAAAAAGCTCGAGGCAGTCGGGGGGATCGACAGGCGCCCCCCAGAGGCGCACACTCGCGAAAGGACACCGCGGGCGTGGGCTGGTCCGCACTTGGCCCCCCGACGGTTCCGGCGCCGGCTTCGTTCCACGAGCGAAACCGGCGCGCCCGCGATCATCGGCCGCCCATGGTTGGCATCGACCACCTAGCTGGCGAGATAAGGACCGGCTCGGGATTCCACCCCAACAGGTGACCCCTCGTACCCTTCTCATCGCAGCTCGACCCGCTTACCGTGAAAGGTGACCACGGCGGCTCCCCCCTCGTGGTCGTGGAGGACGGGCGGGGGCCCATGGATGAGCGATAAGTGCGCCCCAGGGTCCCCGTGCCGTCTTCCGTCGTTGACTGTCCGGCGTCGCTGACCTTGCGCCGTGGTGCGGAAGGCGAAGGTGAGTGCTTGGAGTGACGGCGCGCCCGCCGGGAGTGGGGCGAGTAGTGGAAACGGCTGGAGTCTCGGACGCTCGGGTGGGGAGGTGCTCGCCAGTGCGCACTCCACCGCGTCAGCAGGCGGTCGACGAGGTGGTGCCGGAGTGCGACCTGCCTTAGATTGCCGGGAACGCTTGAGGGAGGAAGCATGAGATTGCACGTTTGCTGGTCTGTTGGATGACCGGAGAAGTGCTGTTCATCACGGGCGCAGCCAGCGGCATCGGTGCCGCGGTGGCCAGGGAGGCAGTGGGTCGCGGCTACCGGGCGGTGCTGGCCGACATCAATGAGCCGGCAGCCAAGGCACTGGCAGATGAGCTCGGATCGGCGGCCATTGCCGTGAGTCTGGACGTGCGAAACGCCGCCGGATGGGAGTCGGCACTAGACGCCGGGTGGAATGCATTCGGGAGTGTTGATGTGCTGGTGAACAATGCTGGTATCGTCCGCACCGGATTCGCCCAACAACTTGATCTTGCCGCTCACCGGGAAATGATGGACGTCAAC contains the following coding sequences:
- a CDS encoding MFS transporter gives rise to the protein MTIPTTVTIPRPIGDRRRWIALVVVCLAMLMNALDASIVNVALPAVQRSLHFSQSGLTWVVDAYLISFGSFLLMAGRLGDLIGRKKVFLVGVTLFTLASIACGSADSQAMLVTARFVQGIGGALSASVIVAIIVTEFPSPVERAKAMSAYVFVAVGGGSVGLLAGGVLTQALSWHWIFLVNVPIGIATLILGRILVVENVGLGIRQGVDVVGSVLVTLSLMIGIYGIVTASSDGWASPHTLASLGIAVGLFAGFIVLESRLANPIMPLRILRLRTLTGSSVIRGCIITGMFSTFFIGALYLEHVLGYSPIRTGLAFVPQVVVMAAMSAGITARLINRFGPKPVMYPALVLTAAGLILLALAGEHASYFPQIFFPFLLLGVGAGASFMPLLQIAMSEIPNADAGLGSGVVNVSQQLAGAVGLAVLSTIATSRTRSLVAGGHPLVGSLTSGYHLALYIAAGCVLAGLVLAPVLLRTTEPSEEEQARIAENMQSPKANEHLVV
- a CDS encoding SRPBCC family protein gives rise to the protein MIAASCERVYAAFVDPDALTAWLPPGGMTGAFERFDPRPGGSYRMVLTYADASVSQGKATGDTDIVEAKYIDLVPGVRVVQAVDFVSDDPAYAGTMTMTWEVMAVDGETRVDIIADNVPDGISADDHSEGMVSSLVKLAEYLEG
- a CDS encoding TetR/AcrR family transcriptional regulator; translation: MRRRDLTWGSLWDIEQDGLFTAYYTDRSGKVNLMATESVVERASARERLLVAASELFYEEGVHTVGVDRIVERAGVAKATLYSLFGNKDGLVRAYLVARHDRTRERMMQELAARFETPRDRLLGIFEVQGLSFIEPGFRGCAFVSANAESSPGSSVEEVTEDYRNWVRSLFFDSAKEAGATDPEHLARQLVLLYDGAGISAWMDHDANVAEAAQTVAAALIDSAVPDDARPVGRKSPLRSRRPADRHAK
- a CDS encoding SDR family oxidoreductase translates to MSDPAVSRQSLTALVTGATSGLGREVAVQLARDGMSVIVVGRDDTRGAAVVEQIEAAGGRASFIAADLSDPADIQRLAKEAGEVDVLVNNAGHAVYGPTEETTVDDFDAMFASNVRAPYLLVGAFAPAMAAKGTGSIINISSMAGRIGLPGGAAYGATKAALASLTQGWTAEYSPRGVRVNAVAPGPIYTRPEGRQLFDSLGATTALNRAAQPDEIAEVVAFLASPRASYVTGAIVAADGGRTAI
- a CDS encoding DUF3303 family protein, which gives rise to MKYLVSWITRSGASAADNEAAVARVLEVYSKWTPPSDETFHEFLGRLDGRGGYSIVETDNPESLGEGPAKFGAYFDFEIVPVADIADTVRLLAEGIDFRKTK
- a CDS encoding DUF4389 domain-containing protein, which gives rise to MQPETSNPYPVDLSVDYEDAPRNRLTVGFRVFTALPVLVVLSLLGSGQIHVGYGSSFGAGGVIFLPTLLMLLFRRKYPGWWFDFNLNMVRFGSRVFAYLLILRDEYPSTDEEQAVHIELPDPQGGGALNRWLPLVKWFLAIPHYIVLFFLYIAGIVLSLIGWFVVLFTGRYPRSFHDFVVGLMRWSIRVQAYTTVLVTDRYPPFQLRP